TGATTGGCCCTTTGGGGTCACCTTGGATGCGTTTTCGGTCGTGGTCGCTACTGTTTCGCTCATAATATCCGAAGAGTCCTTTGCACCATTTATCGTCGCACCGGTCATAACGACTTGAGCGATTTGCCGCCCAGAACCTCGTTACCATCGCGACTGGCAAGAACCCATGAATTTGAACACCCCGTCGGACACCCCCGCAAACACACCGCCGAGCGAATCCGAGCCTTCACCTTCCACCGGGGAGGTGGTTTTTTTGTCAGGGGATCTGATCTTTGCTTCGCGAGTGCGAGCGGCAGCTGAAAACGGTGGTCGCCCATTTCGCTTGTCAGGCAACGTTCCTGAAGATGCTGGCGACGCCGCCTTTGTGGTGGTCGATTTATCGACTCGGTCCAAGGTGGTCGATGGCCTGATGGCGCTGTGCCAGCAGCATTGCCCGCACGCTCGCGTGATCGCGTACGCGCCACACGTGCAGATCGCCCGAATCAAGGCGGCGCGGGAAGCTGGAATCGAAACCGTTCTGACGCGTGGGCAGTTTGATTCCGCATTGGCTGGCTTGTTCTAGTCGCAAACTAATCGCGATCCGCTGAATCAAACGCCGCCTCACTCGTCTTTATTGAGCGGCTTGTCCCAGGGGGCCGAGCGGTCCCGATTCAAGACCCTGTGATTTTGCTTCGGTTGGTTCCGGCATTACAAAGCCCACGGGAATCACGGCCAAGGTGAACGAGCGTTGGTTCCCTGAATCGGCGACCGCGACCGCGGATTCCTTGTCCGATTGGATTTGTGCATCGCGATGGCGTGGGGGCCTTGGTTTCTTGTTGGACGGGCCACGCTTCCTGGGTTCTTTTCCGTGTGGGCTTTTTTCAGGGCCGCCTTTTTCAGGGGCGTCTTTTTCGGGGGCGTCTTTTTCAAAAGATCCTCTTTCACGGGGAGCCTTGTTGCGAGTTGGTTTTTCACTCACCGGCTTTTTGTCGGACGCCTTGTCGCGTTTCGGTCCGGTCGGCTTGCGTTTGGCTGCCGGCGCGGGCAACTCGGTAGCCTCCGCTTCTTGGATGTCGGGGGTGGACATCTTGTCGTTGGAAGTGGCGTCGCCGGATGTCTTGGCCGTGTCCTCGTTCTTGTCCGCTGCCGGGGCGGCATTTTTTGCGGCTGTCTTGCTGGCTGCTGGATCGTTGGCTGCTGGATCGTTGGCTGCTGAATCGTTAGCAGTTGGTTTCTCGTTTTCAGCTGGCTTGTTTGCGGGGGCTGGCTTTGCCTG
The Neorhodopirellula lusitana DNA segment above includes these coding regions:
- a CDS encoding histidine kinase, whose amino-acid sequence is MNLNTPSDTPANTPPSESEPSPSTGEVVFLSGDLIFASRVRAAAENGGRPFRLSGNVPEDAGDAAFVVVDLSTRSKVVDGLMALCQQHCPHARVIAYAPHVQIARIKAAREAGIETVLTRGQFDSALAGLF